In the Harmonia axyridis chromosome 3, icHarAxyr1.1, whole genome shotgun sequence genome, one interval contains:
- the LOC123674686 gene encoding uncharacterized protein LOC123674686, with protein sequence MENSNSSSFSSFQRNVAATSSDTSKHSKNSESCRRKLNYITENSDVPNESKEDEKSIVSRISLSDTRKVLRNGLDRINRTFNNVRTSVGSFTQIFKTSTRRRQILEEGPMTPTCVTPDSRARIILGRTPTKLYSPFGIESPYKSTTYDKENIPNSNKMGIVRRKEAAD encoded by the exons ATGGAGAATTCCAATTCTTCCTCGTTTTCCAGTTTCCAAAGAAATGTTGCAGCAACTAGTTCAGATACTAGTAAACATTCTAAGAACTCTGAGTCATGTCGAAGAAAACTTAACtatataacagaaaattcagACGTACCAAATGAAAGCAAAGAAGATGAAAAAAGCATTGTATCCAGGATATCGCTGAGTGATACTAGAAAAGTTTTAAGAAATGGATTAGATAGGATCAATAGGACTTTCAATAATGTGAGGACTTCTGTAGGATCATTTACTCAG atattcaagaCTTCGACAAGAAGACGTCAAATTCTTGAGGAAGGTCCTATGACACCAACCTGTGTAACACCAGATTCTAGAGCTCGAATAATCTTAGGAAGAACGCCAACAAAGCTATATAGTCCATTTGGTATTGAAAGTCCTTATAAATCTACGACATATGACAAGGAAAATATTCCCAATTCAAATAAAATG GGAATTGTAAGGAGGAAAGAAGCAGCAGACTGA
- the LOC123674685 gene encoding uncharacterized protein LOC123674685 gives MSGPSPKNFVNFVKTNPPAALILFFIICMIIATLNLAFHANQHNLLDTDILMDTYQLKTFMNDMKVCIKPNEKQNRNERVMKREAKENDQINISAVVPIKDLNNLNPNITEVYGLISLEGFRWSCSNNSDAKYLEVGFNLSDKIDQNSVCIQLFGKRKVLENFLATPCISNYKYQPAVANLQTKEPNTYGSFCNNGTRVNFNFDRKENTQNFTLFLTKEKHTRVSKSLLWCAYGLITIFLLFFIMVVIYYDESNTEKIDFYL, from the exons ATGAGTGGGCCATCTCCAAAGAATTTTGTTAATTTCGTTAAAACGAATCCCCCAGCGGCTTTGAtactattttttataatatgtatgaTAATAGCAACTCTTAACTTGGCTTTTCATGCCAACCAGCATAATCTACTCGATACAGATATACTCATG gATACTTATCAATTGAAAAcattcatgaatgatatgaagGTTTGTATCAaaccaaatgaaaaacaaaacaggaATGAAAGAGTGATGAAAAGGGAAGCAAAAGAAAATgaccaaataaatatatcggcTGTAGTTCCTATAAAAGATTTGAATAATCTAAATCCAAATATTACCGAAGTTTATGGATTAATAAGTTTAGAAG gttttcGGTGGAGTTGTTCTAATAACTCAGATGCAAAATATCTAGAAGTAGGTTTTAATTTATCGGACAAAATTGATCAAAATAGTGTATGCATTCAATTATTTGGAAAGCGAAAAGTTCTAGAGAATTTTCTTgcaacaccatgtatatcaaaTTACAAATATCAG CCTGCAGTTGCTAATCTTCAAACAAAGGAACCAAATACATATGGAAGTTTTTGCAATAATGGAACAAgagtaaattttaattttgatcgAAAAGAAAATACTCAGAATTTCACACTATTTTTAACCAAG GAAAAACATACAAGAGTCAGTAAATCTCTTCTGTGGTGTGCTTATGgattaattacaatttttttattatttttcataatgGTAGTGATTTATTATGATGAATCAAATACAGAAAAGATCGATTTTTATTTATGA
- the LOC123674688 gene encoding ammonium transporter 1 member 3-like produces the protein MPLGHIYLNATISNQEHLNSNETVNPTHYCNTITYIRLTTVLLLRAGYVLIQIGSIPTNDVYSIAFHNILDITVTICSYGLMGHMFSFGQETLGGFVGSGSSAFSGYTNLDVIIYGFSACLIGSAILTTMLSGRILPMTAAATSFLHGGLVQPIVMHWLWHEKGWMAKRRMFKMRFSAKDYAGGMVIHLTSGVAAFWGSVCLGRRLVKLRDLSKSSLGTASPGMTFIGYIFIYLGLTSFSLPTQRYQQQRMPADFIGIILTNSLMALTSGLFVFLMQCFCFGRVSGYWVLLKCLQGSLAGLVTVSCAVDAYDHTMAFFVASIGSVTFYCITVILERTFHEDYCNIVPVHVFCAFVGAVFPPLLAKSENLGYSISIPFRLYHTGWQIICAVAVIIWSTAFFLPLFIFLQAMGLLANRSEELNHQRSLNVLKNVDSRRKFWRIFTYSEFAPYVEPGIDTKNGESLEVLKRSNDSRRELLQNSMAKKLEARSPKSPNFVRTPMVPLEEVVKDMGILEAERYPASYEEDVEKRMANNKLLYETLTEPPSPRSQVPTVHRNATGDSLDSEKVVKAEVHAPSVVTDKKEGNRKKIYPRRRPNTVRRKKKLKRLDSN, from the exons ATGCCATTAGGGCACATTTATTTAAATGCGACAATTTCAAATCAAGAACATCttaattcaaatgaaacagtgaATCCAACTCATTATTGCAACACAATTACTTATATAAGATTGACGACAG ttttattACTCAGAGCCGGTTACGTCTTAATCCAAATTGGCAGTATACCAACCAATGACGTGTATTCAATTGCCTTCCACAATATACTTGACATAACTGTAACCATATGTTCCTATGGACTTATGGGACACATGTTCTCTTTTGGTCAAGAAACCTTAGGAGGTTTCGTCGGATCAGGATCTTCAGCATTTTCAGGATACACAAATTTAGATGTTATAATATATG GTTTCTCTGCGTGCCTCATAGGTTCGGCTATTCTAACCACTATGCTTTCCGGAAGAATTCTACCCATGACTGCAGCAGCTACTAGTTTTCTACACGGCGGGCTCGTCCAACCCATAGTAATGCACTGGCTTTGGCACGAAAAAGGTTGGATGGCCAAAAGGAGGATGTTCAAGATGAGGTTCTCGGCGAAAGACTACGCCGGCGGAATGGTGATACATCTAACCTCTGGAGTGGCGGCTTTTTGGGGCTCTGTGTGCCTCGGTAGGCGACTTGTAAAGCTTAGGGACTTGTCGAAGTCCTCGTTGGGGACGGCGTCTCCAGGGATGACATTTATAG GTTACATTTTCATCTATCTGGGCCTCACCTCCTTCAGCTTGCCAACCCAGAGGTATCAGCAGCAACGCATGCCGGCAGATTTCATTGGAATAATCCTCACCAACAGCTTAATGGCCCTGACCTCTGGTCTCTTCGTCTTCCTAATGCAGTGCTTCTGCTTCGGAAGAGTCTCCGGTTACTGGGTACTGCTAAAATGTCTTCAGGGAAGTCTGGCCGGACTGGTTACTGTCAGCTGTGCCGTAGATGCCTACGATCACACAATGGCGTTCTTCGTGGCCAGCATTGGATCAGTGACCTTTTACTGTATCACCGTTATCCTGGAGAGAACATTCCACGAGGATTACTGCAATATCGTTCCAGTGCATGTATTCTGCGCTTTCGTAGGAGCTGTCTTTCCACCACTACTGGCGAAGAGTGAAAATTTag GTTACTCAATATCCATCCCTTTCCGACTATACCACACAGGATGGCAGATAATCTGCGCCGTCGCGGTGATAATATGGTCTACTGCTTTTTTCCTTCCCCTTTTCATATTCCTCCAAGCCATGGGCCTCTTGGCCAATAGAAGCGAAGAGCTGAATCACCAAAGGAGTCTCAATGTCCTGAAAAATGTTGACAGCCGCAGAAAGTTCTGGAGAATTTTTACTTACAGCGAATTCGCGCCTTACGTGGAACCAGGAATTGATACCAAAAATGGGGAGTCCTTAGAAGTCCTAAAAAGATCCAATGATTCACGCAGGGAGCTTCTGCAAAACTCCATGGCCAAGAAACTGGAGGCTAGGAG CCCTAAAAGCCCAAATTTTGTAAGAACTCCGATGGTTCCGTTAGAAGAGGTAGTCAAGGATATGGGCATACTGGAAGCTGAACGATACCCAGCGTCATACGAAGAAGATGTGGAGAAAAGGATGGCTAATAACAAACTCCTATACGAGACCTTGACAGAGCCTCCATCTCCTAGGTCACAAGTACCAACGGTGCATCGAAACGCCACTGGAGACAGCTTAGATTCAGAAAAAGTCGTCAAAGCTGAAGTCCACGCCCCCAGTGTAGTTACCGACAAGAAAGAGGGAAATAGAAAAAAGATTTATCCAAGAAGGAGACCAAATACAGTAAGGAGAAAGAAGAAACTAAAGCGTCTAGATTCCAACTGA
- the LOC123674689 gene encoding fatty acyl-CoA reductase wat-like translates to MDIQDAIKKDRKSTPIQSFYENANIFITGGTGFLGRLLIEKLLRSCPDITTIYMLVRNKKGKNLETRVDELFEDIIFDELKKANPKFRHKVVPIEGDCCLPELGISEQDQQTLIQKVNIVFHAAATVRFDEKIGTAVSINVKAPLYLVKLAKQIHNLKCFMHISTAYSNCVRNLIEEKIYPPPMDTEELIRITENISEKTLNSMTEKILGKWPNTYAFTKAVAENIVSENGKGMPVAIFRPSIIVSTYKEPIPAWINNIYGPTGICAAAGTGILRTLHCDSSVNGNIVPVDMCVNSLISIAWEVGTNFQKNKEDALKQEVPVYHYESSTDRPITWGQYMDLNAIHGQKYPSTRAMWFYTLTLWKYKYMYIVSKIFLHLLPALLIDLFFLIIGRQPMMLKIYKKIHKFSSVLSYFTTRNFKFESKRVRNMLANMTAEDKQIFFCDLKELNWEVFFTIYIKGLRVYLLQDDLSTLDRAKVMWNRFRWLHRILKLVSTLFVLRISYYLLFSLSGIMFT, encoded by the exons ATGGATATCCAGGATGCTATTAAAAAAGACAGGAAATCTACCCCTATTCAGTCTTTCTACGAGAATGCCAATATATTCATCACAGGTGGCACTGGTTTCTTGGGACGTTTGTTAATAGAAAAGCTATTGAGATCTTGCCCGGACATAACAACCATCTATATGTTGGTGAGAAATAAGAAGggaaaaaatttggaaactaGAGTCGACGAACTGTTCGAAGATATAATCTTTGATGAGTTGAAGAAAGCCAATCCGAAGTTCAGACACAAGGTGGTGCCCATAGAAGGAGACTGTTGCCTTCCGGAGCTTGGTATCAGCGAGCAAGATCAGCAGACTCTCATACAAAAG gTCAACATAGTGTTCCATGCTGCTGCAACAGTACGATTCGACGAAAAGATAGGTACTGCAGTATCGATAAACGTAAAAGCTCCTCTTTATCTGGTGAAGTTGGCCAAGCAAATACATAACCTGAAATGTTTCATGCATATATCTACTGCCTATAGTAATTGCGTTCGAAActtaattgaagaaaaaatctacCCACCTCCAATGGATACTgaagaattaattcgaattacCGAAAACATATCAGAGAAAACCTTAAACAGCATGACAGAAAA GATTCTTGGTAAATGGCCAAACACATATGCTTTCACTAAGGCAGTAGCTGAAAACATCGTATCAGAAAATGGTAAAGGAATGCCGGTTGCTATATTCAGACCATCTATCA TTGTCTCAACTTACAAAGAACCAATACCCGCCTGGATAAACAATATCTATGGTCCTACGGGAATTTGTGCCGCAGCTGGAACTGGGATTTTGAGGACATTACATTGTGACTCCTCAGTTAATGGTAATATAGTTCCTGTAGATATGTGTGTCAATTCCCTGATATCAATTGCTTGGGAG GTGGGTACGAATTTCCAGAAGAACAAAGAAGATGCTTTGAAACAAGAAGTGCCTGTCTACCATTACGAGTCAAGTACCGATAGACCCATAACATGGGGTCAATACATGGACTTGAATGCTATTCATGGACAAAAGTATCCCTCAACTAGGGCGATGTGGTTTTACACTTTGACCCTATGGAAATACAAATATATGTACATTGTGTCAAAAATTTTCCTACATCTTCTACCTGCCCTTCTCATcgatttattttttctaatcaTAGGAAGACAACCAAT GATGTTGAAAATCTATAAGAAAATCCATAAATTCTCATCAGTACTCTCATATTTCACAACCAGgaacttcaaatttgaatccaaaAGGGTGCGAAATATGTTGGCCAACATGACTGCCGAAGATAAGCAGATATTTTTCTGTGATCTCAAAGAATTGAACTGGGAGGTTTTCTTCACAATTTATATAAAAGGTTTGCGGGTGTATTTATTACAGGATGATCTCTCAACACTAGATCGAGCTAAAGTTATGTGGAACAG GTTCCGTTGGTTGCATAGAATACTCAAACTAGTTAGTACTCTATTCGTCCTCAGGATATCATATTATTTACTTTTCAGTCTGTCTGGTATTATGTTCACATAA